In Eubalaena glacialis isolate mEubGla1 chromosome 2, mEubGla1.1.hap2.+ XY, whole genome shotgun sequence, a single genomic region encodes these proteins:
- the LOC133085075 gene encoding NOP protein chaperone 1 has protein sequence MEAHGESQSDASCSSFSRDGSGVSVSRELLTAGSGGRGGIWDRLLINSKPNSRKNSTLQTVRIERSPLLDQVQSFLPQMAQANEKLRKEMAAAPPGHFNIENIDETLGKVIQVDVALFEMNQSDSKEEDSSEENSQDSSEDSSGSEDEDDSTSSEGEVTIDTIKLPHSEDGKGKIEVLDHPASEKKETGK, from the coding sequence ATGGAGGCCCACGGCGAATCCCAGTCTGACGCGAGCTGTTCGTCGTTTTCCCGGGACGGCTCCGGGGTCTCGGTGTCCAGGGAGCTGCTGACGGCGGGCAGCGGCGGCCGCGGAGGTATATGGGACAGGTTGCTCATCAACTCCAAGCCTAATTCCAGAAAGAATTCCACTCTTCAAACAGTTCGGATAGAGAGGAGTCCCTTATTGGACCAAGTACAGAGCTTTCTCCCACAGATGGCTCAGGCAAACGAAAAGCTAAGGAAAGAAATGGCAGCTGCACCACCTGGTCATTTCAATATTGAAAATATTGACGAGACTCTCGGAAAAGTTATACAAGTGGATGTGGCCTTGTTTGAGATGAATCAGTCTGATTCAAAAGAAGAGGACAGTTCAGAAGAGAATTCACAAGACAGTTCAGAGGACAGTTCAGGATCTGAGGATGAAGATGATAGCACCTCTTCTGAAGGTGAAGTCACCATCGATACCATTAAGCTTCCTCATtcagaagatggaaaaggcaaaatagaGGTTCTGGACCATCCTGccagtgaaaagaaagaaacagggaaaTAA